One region of Triticum aestivum cultivar Chinese Spring chromosome 6B, IWGSC CS RefSeq v2.1, whole genome shotgun sequence genomic DNA includes:
- the LOC123136670 gene encoding phosphatidylinositol/phosphatidylcholine transfer protein SFH2 has protein sequence MGAAAEDAVRQLGILMDQVDAPLRRTFQNVHQGHPRETMLRFLKAREWNVSKAHKMLVDSLNWRIENEIDSVLERPILPVDLYRSIRDSQLVGLSGYTKEGLPVFGIGVGQSTYDKASVHYYVQSHIQINEYRDRIILPMLTEKFGRPITTCVKVLDMTGLKLSALSQMKMLSSISTVDDLNYPEKSETYYIVNVPYIFSACWKVVKPLLQERTKKKVKVLSGCGRDELLKIMDYSALPHFCRREGSGSSKHSSSNADDCFSPDHPFHKELYELTNQQSSHKELLKMGSLHVSIPEPDPNDAKIVEVIQAEFHKMGEQNGSTNGHKV, from the exons ATGGGGGCCGCCGCCGAGGACGCCGTCAGGCAGCTCGGCATCCTCATGGATCAAG TGGACGCGCCGCTGAGGAGGACGTTCCAG AATGTGCACCAAGGCCACCCTAGAGAAACAATGTTGCGCTTTCTCAAGGCTAGAGAATGGAACGTTTCCAAGGCTCATAAAATG CTTGTAGATTCTTTGAATTGGAGGATTGAAAATGAAATTGATAGTGTATTGGAG AGACCTATACTCCCAGTAGATTTATACAGATCAATACGTGATTCACAACTTGTTGGACTCTCAGGATACACCAAGGAG GGTCTTCCAGTTTTTGGCATTGGTGTTGGTCAGAGCACATACGACAAAGCTTCG GTGCACTACTATGTGCAATCTCATATTCAGATTAACGAATACCGTGATCGCATAATTTTG CCCATGTTGACGGAAAAGTTTGGACGCCCGATCACCACTTGCGTTAAAGTTCTCGACATGACTGGTTTAAAGTTGTCAGCACTGAGCCAAATGAAG ATGCTGAGTTCAATATCAACTGTTGATGATCTGAACTACCCTGAGAAGTCAGAGACATATTACATAGTTAATGTTCCATATATATTCTCTGCATGCTGGAAG GTTGTGAAGCCCCTATTGCAGGAGAGGACAAAAAAGAAGGTTAAAGTTTTGAGTGGTTGTGGGAGAGATGAACTTCTAAAG ATTATGGACTACTCAGCTCTCCCCCATTTCTGCCGACGAGAGGGATCAGGCTCATCCAAGCATTCATCTTCCAACGCCGACGATTGCTTCTCCCCTGACCACCCTTTCCACAAAGAGCTCTACGAGCTCACCAACCAGCAATCGTCGCACAAGGAGCTCCTCAAGATGGGATCATTGCATGTGAGCATCCCGGAGCCTGACCCAAACGACGCGAAGATCGTCGAGGTGATCCAGGCCGAGTTCCACAAGATGGGGGAGCAGAACGGATCGACCAACGGGCACAAGGTCTGA